The following are encoded together in the Daucus carota subsp. sativus chromosome 5, DH1 v3.0, whole genome shotgun sequence genome:
- the LOC108221973 gene encoding E3 ubiquitin-protein ligase UPL1 isoform X1 has protein sequence MKLKRKRAVEVPPKIRSFINNVIATPLESIGEPLRSFVWDFDKGDFHQWVDLFNHFDSYFDKYIKSRKDLQVEDNFLGSDPPFPKDAVLQILRVIRIILENCTNKHFYSSYEQHLSSLLASTDADVVEACLQTLAAFLKKAVGKYVIRDSGLHSKLFAFAQGWGGKEEGLGLVACAVQDGSDQVSSDLGSTLHFEFYADDTSSALPASEQPIQGLQIIHLQNVNSYQVSDIELLYKLVLEYKVPPALRFFLLTRLRFARAFSSLASRQQYTCVRLYAFMVLVQSCSDTEDLVSFFNTEPEFINELVTLLSYEDAVPEKIRILSLLCLVALCQDRSRQPSVLIAVTSGGHRGILSSLMQKAIDSVSSSSKWSVIFAEALLSLVTVLVSSSSGCSAMREAGFIPTLLPLLKDTDPQHLHLVSTAVHVLEAFMDYSNPAAALFRDLGGLDDTISRLKVEVSYVENLINQQGTSVASPACRTEIAGASSSELDSGQPLYSEALVASHRRSLMKALLRAISLGTYAPGSTSRIYGSEECLLPLCLCIIFRKAKEFGGGVFSLAATVMSDLIHKDPTCFSVLEAAGLPSAFLDAIMEGVLCSAEAITCIPQCLDALCLSNNGLQAVRDRGALRCFVKIFTSKMYLRVLTGDTPGSLSSGLDELMRHASSLRVPGVEMLIEILNAIAKLGSSSEGSHSSNDSQGCSTPVLMVTDTEEQNLIQKGGDESSQVESSEKLLASDALLTNIEWFLPEYITNATRLLETILQNSDTCRIFIEKRGTEAVLQFFRLPLMPLSASVGQSISAAFKNFSPQHSASLVRAVCLFLREHLKLTHELLSTSGGIHFVQMEVVNLMKLLRCLAGLEGIVSVCSSLLKSTTVVISELATSDADVLKELGRVYREIHWQISLCSDIKVDEKQNVTAESENVDASVSTTAGRESDDDVTIPVVRYMNPVSVRNNSHPQWGIGRDFLSVVRSSEGFSRRSRHGLARIRGGRTSRHLETLQMDSEVTANSIELPSSQDMKKKSPEVLTMEILKKLSSTLRCFFVALVKGFTLPNRRRSETGLLGAASKSIGTALAKLFLEAFGFSTYSASAELSLSVKCRYLGKVVDDMAALVFDNRRRTCYTAMINNFYVHGTFKELLTTFEATSQLLWTLPYALPQSTIENENILEAGKLAHNSWLVETLLSYCRVLEYFVNSTLLLSPASASQSQLLVQPVAVGLSIGLFPVPRDPEVFVRMLQSQVLDVILPVWNHAMFPNCNPGFISSVVSLVTHIYSGVGDAKKQLGGSGSTNQRLVAPPPDESTIATIIEMGFSRARAEEALRHVGTNSVEMAMEWLFSHVEDPVQEDDELARALALSLGSSSEVSKSENSDKPVDDVSEEGPATVPPVDDILASAMKLLHTSDTMAFPLTDLLITLCSRNKGEDRAKVTAYLTQQLKLCPLQLVKDSTALCMVSHTLALLLNEDGNSRDIAARDGIAVIAIDFLINFKARIVPGNELVVPKCITALLLILDILSQSKPKIPSQSTEANAGGSLPDSTSVPAPISAPEHASEIKSAPEDVIEKKSAAGNLDGGIDAAIQSIFGSSTGYLSFEDSSRLLVVSCELIKLHVPPLVMQALLQLCARLTKTHALALQFLEFGGLVALFNIPISCFFPGYDTVASAIIRHLIEDPQTLQTAMELEIRQTLSGNRNAGRVPVRAFLTSMAPVISRDPGVFMRAAASVCQLESSGGRNFVVLSKEKEKERDKSKARVESGAPPNECVKITENKIHDVSGKCAKGHKKFPANLVQVIDQLLEILMKYPAPKCEEDCTTLSAMEVDESLTKVKGKSKVDDTRKTESKTVEKSAGLAKVTFVLKLLSDILLMYVHAVGVILKRDAEICQLRGLNVLDSAGHCGILHHVLNYLVPPSGDKTSGPDEWRGKLSEKASWFLVVLCGRSSEGRRRVISEIVKTLKSLSNLENNSSRNNLWPDKKVLSFVDLVYSILSKNSSSSNLPGTGCSPDIAKSMIDGGIVQCLSSILQVMDLDHPDASEVVNLILKALEILTRAAHAGEQLFKTETSAKKKFAGAGQNLDNQVNATLVTETVESDQNHSLHQGNSEGDANQQLEGSTQHENDLHSTVPNQSLDQDMRIEMDETVTSNTTADMGIDFMRDEMEDGDMMNNADQIEMTFHVENRGDNDMGEEDDDMGVDGEDDEDDDEGEDDEEDLGEDGTALMSLADTDVEDHDEAALGDDYNDDMVDEDEDDFHENRVIEVRWREALDGLDHLQVLGQPGVDSGLIDVAAEPFEGVNVDDLFGLRRPMGFDRRRQTSRNSLERSTTEGNGLQHPFLLRASQSSDLASTWSSGGNSSRDLESLTAGSFDVAHLYMFDAPVLPYDNVPTGVFGERLSGAAAPTLADFSVGLESLRVPGRRAPGAGRWTDDGYPQVGSQAATVAQAVEEQFICQLRGNAPPENPPEIQSNNSESPDKQSDGPLISDSQIAVQIDGSETQQGEDQNCESGHETALESNQIGDSNAAGVEAGEDDHDNTSNNPDNMDTGEGNDVVGEPRLMSVTDISQDTQQIEMTSEMPESDVPFQNLENDGSATINCHSNLDTLNLELPNPGLGDYHGSSAHEDNDVDMNGSQMEENPTGEPIPSHGDGEDQPLIPNITVAQDTSQIDESRLNNEPPNSNGIDPTFLEALPEDLRAEVLASQQAQPTQPVPAPTYEQPTAEEIDPEFLAALPPDIQAEVLAQQRAQRVAQQAEGQPVEMDNASIIATFPPDLREEVLLTSSEAVLSALPSPLLAEAQMLRDRAMSHYQAHSLFGNNHRHTHRRNGLGFDRQAVMDRGVGVTIGRRTSSVAEGAKLKEVEGEPLLDANALKALIRLLRLAQPLGKGLLQRLLLNLCAHSCTRANLIRYLLDMINPGSEGSSESTCQRLYGCQSNVVYGRSQLLHGLPPLVLRRVLEIMTYLATNHSAVANILFYFDPSITQNTLHPNSLEMKTDKGKEKIVEDQDLVTCTERSIERDVPLISLLKLLSQPLFLRSVAHLEQVMGLLQVVVFAAASKLDFESHSQPGGTSNSEDKSKAVTDAQDILPVLERESHSSGLLQNPVQSEGELALDNIKSSDGLSTSAGPKSSNTRDIFLQLPQSDLHSLCSLLGHEGLSDKVYLLAGEVLKKLALVVAPHRKFFILELSELAHNLSSSAVSELVTLRNTQMLGLSAGSMAGAAILRVLQTLSSLTLPNIEGENSVENAGEQEELATMWKLNISLDPLWQELSNCISATESQLAQSSVNVIMSNTNVGEQIQGTSSLSPLPPGTQRLLPFIEAFLVLCEKLQAKSSITQQDHANATAREVKEFSGSSSSFSTKCGIESLRRLDGAITFTRFAEKHRRLLNAFVRQNPSLLEKSLSMILKAPRLIDFDNKRAYFRSRIRQQHEQHISGPLRVGVRRAYVLEDSYNQLRMRPTQDLKGRLNVHFQGEEGIDAGGLTREWYQLLSRVIFDKGALLFTTGGNNATFQPNPNSVYQTEHLSYFKFVGRVVAKALYDGQLLDVYFTRSFYKHILGVKVTYHDIEAVDPDYYKNLKWMLENDVSEIPDLTFSMDADEEKHILYEKTEVTEYELKPGGGNIRVTEETKHEYVDLVAEHILTNAIRPQINSFLEGFNELIPRELISIFNDKELELLISGLPEIDLDDLKANTEYTGYTVASHVVQWFWEVVKTFNKEDTARFLQFVTGTSKVPLEGFKALQGISGPQKFQIHKAYGAPERLPSAHTCFNQLDLPEYTSKEQLQERLLLAIHEASEGFGFG, from the exons ATGAAGTTGAAGCGAAAGAGGGCCGTGGAAGTG CCGCCGAAAATCAGGTCATTCATCAATAATGTCATTGCCACTCCACTTGAAAGTATAGGCGAACCCTTAAGAAGCTTTGTCTGGGACTTTGATAAG GGAGATTTTCACCAATGGGTTGATCTTTTTAATCACTTTGATTCTTATTTTGATAAGTACATAAAATCAAGGAAAGATTTGCAGGTTGAGGACAATTTCCTAGGATCAGACCCTCCTTTCCCAAAAGATGCTGTTCTTCAAATTCTCCGTGTGATTAGAATTATATTGGAGAACTGTACTAATAAGCACTTTTATAGCTCCTATGAG CAGCACCTTTCATCTCTGCTTGCTTCCACTGATGCTGATGTGGTCGAGGCCTGCTTACAAACATTAGCAGCATTTTTAAAGAAGGCCGTTGGAAAGTACGTAATAAGGGATTCTGGTCTTCACTCAAAATTATTTGCTTTTGCACAAGGTTGGGGAGGAAAGGAAGAAGGCCTCGGACTAGTTGCTTGTGCTGTACAGGATGGATCAGATCAAGTCTCTAGTGACTTAGGTAGCACCCTTCACTTTGAGTTCTATGCAGATGATACATCAAGTGCACTCCCTGCATCAGAGCAACCAATTCAAGGGTTGCAGATTATTCATTTGCAGAATGTTAACAGTTACCAGGTTTCTGACATTGAACTTCTGTACAAGTTAGTTCTGGAGTACAAAGTCCCCCCTGCATTGAGATTTTTCTTATTGACGAGATTGCGGTTTGCTAGAGCTTTCAGCTCTCTGGCTTCCCGACAACAGTACACATGTGTCCGCCTTTATGCATTCATGGTTCTTGTACAATCATGCAGTGATACAGAAGATTTAGTATCTTTCTTTAACACTGAGCCGGAGTTCATTAATGAATTAGTTACACTATTAAGCTACGAAGATGCAGTTCCTGAAAAAATCCGAATTCTCAGCCTGCTTTGCCTGGTTGCTCTTTGTCAAGATCGTTCACGCCAACCAAGTGTTTTAATTGCTGTAACCTCTGGTGGTCATCGTGGCATTTTGTCTAGCCTTATGCAGAAGGCTATTGATTCTGTCAGTAGTTCGTCAAAATGGTCAGTCATTTTTGCTGAAGCTTTGCTATCTCTTGTTACTGTTCTGGTTTCCTCTTCATCAGGTTGCTCTGCCATGCGGGAAGCTGGATTTATACCTACACTTCTACCTCTTCTTAAGGATACAGATCCGCAGCACTTGCATTTGGTCAGTACTGCAGTACATGTTCTAGAAGCTTTTATGGATTACAGCAACCCTGCAGCTGCACTGTTCAGGGACCTAGGTGGCTTGGATGATACTATTTCACGTCTTAAAGTAGAAGTTTCCTATGTTGAAAACCTTATAAACCAACAAGGTACATCTGTTGCGAGTCCTGCATGTCGTACTGAAATAGCTGGTGCCTCATCCTCCGAGCTTGATAGTGGGCAACCCCTTTATTCAGAAGCATTGGTTGCATCTCATCGTCGGTCGTTAATGAAAGCTTTACTACGTGCTATATCTCTGGGAACTTATGCTCCTGGAAGCACCTCACGGATATATGGTTCTGAGGAATGTCTGTTACCACTGTGCTTATGCATAATTTTTAGAAAGGCAAAAGAGTTTGGTGGTGGGGTATTCTCACTTGCAGCAACCGTAATGAGTGATCTCATACACAAGGATCCGACCTGCTTTTCTGTACTAGAAGCAGCTGGTCTTCCTTCCGCCTTCTTGGATGCAATAATGGAGGGTGTCCTTTGTTCCGCTGAAGCTATAACATGCATACCACAGTGCTTGGATGCTTTGTGTCTGAGCAATAATGGTCTACAGGCTGTGAGGGACCGCGGTGCCCTAAGGTGTTTTGTGAAGATATTTACCTCAAAGATGTACTTGCGTGTACTCACGGGAGATACTCCAGGATCCTTATCTAGCGGTCTTGATGAGTTAATGCGCCATGCTTCCTCACTGCGTGTCCCTGGAGTGGAAATgttgattgaaattttaaatgccATTGCCAAATTAGGTTCTAGTTCGGAGGGATCTCACTCATCCAATGACTCTCAAGGCTGCTCTACTCCTGTTCTTATGGTCACTGATACTGAAGAACAGAATCTGATCCAAAAGGGAGGTGATGAATCTAGTCAGGTTGAAAGCTCTGAAAAGCTCCTTGCTTCTGATGCATTGTTAACAAATATTGAGTGGTTTCTTCCGGAATATATTACAAATGCTACCCGCCTTCTTGAAACAATTCTTCAAAATTCTGACACGTGTCGTATTTTTATTGAGAAAAGGGGAACTGAAGCTGTTTTGCAATTTTTCAGATTGCCACTTATGCCTCTTTCAGCTTCTGTTGGTCAGAGTATATCTGCTGCATTTAAAAATTTTTCACCGCAGCATTCTGCGTCTCTTGTTCGAGCAGTCTGTTTATTTTTGAGGGAACATTTGAAATTGACTCATGAACTTTTAAGTACATCTGGTGGGATACACTTTGTTCAGATGGAAGTTGTAAACCTGATGAAGCTGCTAAGGTGCCTCGCTGGTCTTGAAGGTATTGTCTCTGTTTGTAGTTCTTTGCTGAAGAGTACTACAGTGGTAATATCTGAATTGGCCACCTCAGATGCAGATGTGTTAAAAGAACTTGGGAGGGTCTATAGGGAGATACATTGGCAAATATCATTGTGTAGTGATATTAAGGTAGATGAGAAGCAGAATGTCACAGCCGAATCTGAAAATGTAGATGCTTCTGTATCAACTACTGCTGGAAGGGAGAGTGATGATGATGTAACTATTCCTGTAGTGAGGTACATGAATCCTGTTTCTGTGAGGAACAACTCACATCCCCAGTGGGGTATAGGACGTGATTTTCTTTCAGTGGTTCGCTCAAGTGAAGGTTTTAGTCGTCGTAGTCGACATGGGTTGGCCCGAATACGGGGAGGAAGGACAAGTAGACATTTGGAAACTTTACAGATGGATTCCGAGGTTACAGCCAATAGTATCGAGCTACCTTCTTCTCAAGATATGAAAAAGAAAAGCCCGGAAGTGTTAACTATGGAAATTCTTAAAAAACTTTCGTCTACTTTGCGGTGCTTCTTTGTTGCTCTTGTCAAAGGTTTTACTTTGCCAAACCGTAGAAGATCTGAGACTGGCTTATTAGGCGCCGCTTCCAAGAGCATTGGGACAGCCCTTGCAAAGCTTTTTCTGGAAGCTTTTGGTTTCTCAACATATTCAGCTTCGGCTGAACTATCATTGTCTGTTAAGTGCCGCTACTTGGGCAAGGTGGTGGATGACATGGCGGCTCTCGTATTTGATAATAGACGACGCACTTGTTATACAGCAATGATAAATAACTTTTATGTCCATGGCACCTTCAAAGAGCTACTAACAACATTTGAAGCTACGAGCCAGTTGTTGTGGACGCTGCCTTACGCATTGCCACAATCTActattgaaaatgaaaatattttagaggcAGGCAAGTTGGCTCATAATTCGTGGTTGGTTGAGACATTGTTGAGTTACTGCCGTGTGCTCGAGTATTTTGTCAATTCAACTTTACTTCTATCTCCGGCATCTGCTTCCCAGTCCCAGTTGCTCGTTCAGCCTGTTGCAGTTGGTTTGTCTATTGGGTTATTCCCGGTTCCTAGAGACCCAGAAGTATTTGTTCGTATGTTGCAGTCTCAGGTCCTTGATGTGATACTTCCTGTCTGGAATCATGCAATGTTTCCAAATTGTAACCCGGGTTTCATTTCGTCTGTTGTCTCACTTGTTACTCACATATACAGTGGTGTTGGTGATGCAAAGAAGCAGCTTGGTGGGTCAGGAAGTACAAACCAGAGATTGGTGGCTCCTCCCCCTGATGAAAGTACTATTGCCACTATCATAGAGATGGGTTTCTCAAGAGCAAGAGCCGAGGAAGCACTAAGACATGTTGGGACTAATAGTGTTGAGATGGCGATGGAATGGCTTTTCTCACATGTTGAAGATCCTGTGCAGGAGGATGATGAACTGGCAAGGGCTCTTGCTCTGTCTTTAGGTAGTTCCTCTGAGGTGTCTAAAAGTGAAAACAGTGATAAACCAGTTGATGATGTAAGTGAAGAGGGACCAGCAACTGTGCCTCCAGTGGACGACATCCTTGCATCAGCAATGAAGCTGCTTCATACGAGTGATACAATGGCTTTTCCATTGACAGATTTGCTTATTACCCTTTGCAGTAGGAATAAAGGTGAAGACCGTGCAAAAGTTACAGCTTACCTTACTCAGCAGCTAAAGCTTTGTCCGCTGCAACTTGTAAAGGATTCAACAGCCTTGTGTATGGTCTCTCATACTTTAGCATTGTTACTCAATGAAGATGGAAATTCGCGAGACATTGCTGCGCGTGATGGTATTGCTGTCATAGCAATAGAttttttgataaactttaaagctAGAATTGTACCAGGAAATGAGCTTGTGGTACCAAAATGTATTACTGCTTTGCTTCTTATATTGGACATATTGTCGCAATCTAAGCCTAAGATTCCATCTCAGAGCACTGAAGCTAATGCAGGAGGCTCTTTACCTGATTCCACCAGTGTGCCTGCTCCAATTTCAGCTCCAGAACATGCATCAGAGATAAAGTCAGCTCCTGAAGACGTAATAGAGAAAAAGTCAGCTGCTGGTAATTTGGACGGGGGAATCGACGCAGCAATTCAGAGTATATTTGGGAGTTCAACTGGATATCTGAGTTTTGAGGACAGCAGTAGGTTACTGGTTGTTTCTTGTGAGTTGATAAAGCTTCATGTCCCTCCTCTTGTCATGCAGGCGCTTTTACAGTTATGTGCTCGTTTGACAAAAACTCATGCTCTAGCTTTGCAATTTCTTGAATTTGGGGGATTGGTTGCTCTTTTTAATATTCCTATAAGCTGTTTCTTTCCTGGATATGACACTGTGGCATCTGCTATCATTCGACATCTCATTGAAGATCCTCAGACACTACAAACGGCAATGGAACTAGAAATTCGGCAGACACTGAGTGGAAATCGCAATGCTGGGCGTGTCCCAGTACGTGCATTTTTGACATCAATGGCACCTGTTATTTCAAGAGATCCAGGTGTTTTCATGAGAGCAGCAGCAAGTGTGTGCCAGTTGGAATCATCAGGAGGAAGAAATTTTGTTGTACTGTcgaaagaaaaagagaaagaaagggATAAATCAAAAGCTCGTGTAGAATCCGGAGCTCCCCCTAATGAATGTGTCAAGATTactgaaaataaaatacatgatGTGTCAGGTAAATGTGCAAAAGGACACAAAAAATTCCCTGCAAACCTGGTGCAGGTTATTGATCAGCTACTTGAGATTCTAATGAAATATCCTGCACCTAAGTGCGAGGAAGATTGTACAACTTTAAGTGCTATGGAGGTAGATGAATCTTTAACCAAGGTGAAAGGTAAGTCAAAGGTTGACGATACAAGAAAGACTGAGTCGAAAACTGTAGAGAAATCAGCTGGGTTGGCCAAGGTAACTTTTGTGTTGAAGTTATTGAGTGATATTCTTCTCATGTATGTTCATGCTGTTGGAGTTATCCTGAAAAGAGATGCGGAAATCTGTCAACTTCGGGGACTTAATGTTTTGGATTCGGCTGGACATTGTGGGATACTGCATCATGTTTTGAATTATCTTGTTCCTCCATCTGGAGACAAAACATCAGGACCTGATGAATGGAGAGGCAAGTTATCCGAAAAAGCTTCATGGTTTCTAGTGGTTTTGTGTGGTCGATCAAGTGAAGGACGTAGACGTGTGATAAGTGAAATCGTAAAAACTTTAAAGTCTCTTTCAAATTTAGAAAACAATTCGTCTAGAAACAATTTATGGCCAGATAAGAAGGTTCTCTCTTTCGTTGACCTGGTGTATTCTATTTTGTCGAAGAACTCATCATCTAGTAACTTACCTGGTACAGGATGCTCTCCAGATATTGCAAAAAGCATGATAGATGGCGGAATAGTTCAGTGTTTATCAAGCATTCTTCAAGTGATGGATTTAGACCATCCAGATGCTTCTGAAGTTGTAAATCTCATACTCAAGGCTTTGGAGATCCTAACAAGAGCTGCTCATGCTGGTGAACAACTCTTTAAAACTGAAACTTCAGCCAAGAAAAAATTTGCTGGTGCAGGTCAGAATTTGGATAATCAAGTTAATGCTACTTTGGTCACTGAGACTGTAGAATCTGATCAGAACCATAGTCTACATCAAGGCAACAGTGAAGGGGATGCAAATCAACAACTTGAAGGAAGTACTCAGCATGAAAATGATCTCCATTCAACAGTTCCCAACCAATCCTTAGATCAAGATATGAGAATTGAGATGGATGAAACCGTTACTAGCAATACGACGGCAGATATGGGGATAGATTTTATGCGTGATGAAATGGAAGACGGTGACATGATGAATAATGCTGACCAAATCGAGATGACTTTTCATGTAGAGAACAGGGGAGACAATGATATgggtgaagaagatgatgacaTGGGGGTTGATGGGgaggatgatgaggatgatgatgaggGTGAGGATGATGAGGAAGACCTTGGAGAGGATGGTACTGCCCTTATGTCGCTAGCTGATACAGATGTGGAAGATCATGATGAAGCTGCACTGGGAGATGATTATAATGATGACATggttgatgaagatgaagatgatttCCATGAGAATCGTGTTATTGAGGTGAGGTGGAGGGAAGCCCTTGATGGGCTAGATCACTTGCAGGTACTTGGTCAACCTGGAGTTGATAGTGGCCTAATTGATGTGGCTGCTGAGCCTTTTGAAGGAGTAAATGTTGATGATCTCTTTGGCCTCCGCAGACCTATGGGTTTCGATCGCCGTCGCCAGACAAGTAGAAATTCCCTGGAACGGTCAACTACGGAAGGAAATGGTCTTCAGCATCCTTTCTTGTTGAGAGCATCACAGTCTAGTGATCTTGCATCAACTTGGTCTTCAGGTGGGAACTCATCCAGGGATTTAGAGTCACTTACTGCTGGAAGCTTTGATGTAGCTCATCTGTACATGTTTGATGCACCTGTCCTCCCTTATGATAATGTCCCAACTGGCGTGTTTGGTGAAAGACTTAGTGGTGCGGCAGCACCTACATTGGCTGATTTTTCTGTTGGTTTAGAGTCTTTACGGGTTCCAGGACGAAGAGCACCAGGTGCAGGTAGGTGGACTGATGATGGTTATCCTCAAGTAGGCAGTCAGGCTGCAACTGTTGCACAAGCAGTTGAGGAACAATTCATATGTCAGCTGCGTGGTAATGCTCCCCCAGAAAATCCTCCTGAAATCCAGTCAAATAATTCAGAATCACCGGACAAGCAATCTGATGGCCCCTTGATCAGCGATAGTCAGATAGCTGTACAGATTGATGGTAGTGAAACACAGCAAGGTGAAGATCAAAATTGTGAAAGTGGTCATGAAACAGCTCTCGAAAGTAATCAGATTGGGGACAGCAATGCAGCTGGTGTTGAAGCAGGTGAAGATGATCATGACAATACATCAAATAATCCTGATAATATGGACACCGGAGAAGGAAATGATGTTGTCGGTGAGCCGAGGTTGATGTCCGTTACAGATATATCCCAGGATACTCAACAAATTGAAATGACATCTGAAATGCCTGAAAGTGATGTGCCATTTCAGAATTTGGAGAATGATGGATCAGCAACAATAAATTGCCATTCAAATCTTGATACATTAAACTTAGAACTGCCTAATCCTGGACTTGGTGATTACCATGGCTCTTCAGCTCATGAAGATAATGATGTTGATATGAATGGTAGCCAAATGGAAGAGAATCCGACTGGTGAACCGATACCTTCTCACGGTGATGGAGAGGATCAACCTCTTATACCAAACATTACGGTTGCTCAAGACACTAGTCAGATTGATGAATCGCGTTTGAATAACGAGCCTCCTAATTCAAATGGTATAGATCCGACGTTTTTAGAAGCGCTTCCTGAAGATCTCCGTGCGGAAGTTCTTGCTTCGCAGCAAGCTCAGCCCACTCAGCCTGTTCCTGCTCCTACATATGAACAACCTACCGCTGAAGAAATAGATCCAGAATTTTTAGCTGCCCTTCCCCCAGATATCCAAGCAGAAGTCTTAGCCCAACAACGTGCACAGAGGGTTGCACAACAGGCTGAAGGACAACCTGTTGAGATGGATAACGCTTCAATTATAGCTACTTTTCCTCCAGATTTGCGTGAAGAG GTACTCTTGACTTCATCTGAAGCTGTTTTATCTGCATTACCATCTCCATTACTTGCTGAAGCTCAAATGCTTAGGGACAGGGCTATGAGTCATTATCAGGCTCACAGTCTATTTGGGAATAACCACAGGCATACTCATCGTAGGAATGGCTTAGGATTTGATCGACAAGCGGTGATGGATAGGGGCGTTGGTGTTACAATAGGTCGGCGAACATCTTCTGTTGCTGAGGGTGCAAAATTGAAGGAAGTAGAAGGTGAACCCCTCTTGGATGCCAATGCTTTGAAAGCACTGATTAGGCTCCTTCGTTTAGCACAG CCCCTTGGGAAAGGTCTTCTGCAGAGACTCTTGTTAAACTTATGTGCCCATAGCTGTACAAGGGCGAATTTAATCCGTTATCTTCTGGACATGATCAATCCTGGAAGTGAAGGCTCGTCTGAATCAACTTGCCAAAGGTTGTATGGGTGTCAGTCTAATGTTGTTTATGGTCGATCTCAGCTGTTACATG GTCTTCCTCCTTTGGTATTGCGTCGAGTTCTTGAGATAATGACCTATTTGGCCACCAATCATTCTGCTGTtgccaatattttattttattttgatccaTCTATTACTCAAAATACTTTGCATCCAAATTCCTTGGAGATGAAAACTGACAAGGGGAAAGAGAAGATTGTGGAAGACCAAGATTTGGTAACTTGTACAGAAAGATCGATAGAGAGGGACGTGCCTTTAATTTCGCTACTAAAGCTCTTAAGTCAGCCACTGTTCTTACGCAGTGTGGCTCATTTGGAGCAG GTAATGGGCCTGCTTCAAGTGGTAGTTTTTGCTGCTGCATCAAAGCTGGACTTCGAGTCTCATTCTCAACCAGGAGGAACTTCAAATTCCGAGGACAAAAGCAAAGCAGTCACTGATGCTCAAGACATTTTGCCTGTTTTGGAGAGGGAATCACATTCAAGTGGTCTTTTGCAGAACCCAGTACAGTCTGAAGGGGAATTAGCTCTAGACAACATTAAATCCAGTGATGGGTTATCTACTTCAGCTGGACCAAAAAGTTCCAATACTCGGGACATCTTTTTACAGCTGCCGCAGTCTGACCTACATAGTCTATGCAGTCTTCTTGGGCATGAGGG GCTTTCCGACAAAGTTTATCTGCTTGCTGGCGAGGTGCTGAAGAAGTTGGCATTGGTTGTTGCTCCCCATCGTAAGTTCTTTATTTTAGAGCTTTCAGAGTTGGCTCATAATCTGAGCAGTTCAGCTGTAAGTGAGCTAGTCACATTGAGAAATACACAAATGCTGGGTTTGAGTGCTGGATCTATGGCTGGGGCAGCAATACTCCGTGTGCTACAGACACTCAGCTCTCTCACTTTGCCAAATATAGAGGGGGAAAATTCTGTCGAGAATGCTGGTGAACAGGAAGAGCTTGCCACTATGTGGAAGTTAAATATTTCTCTTGATCCCTTGTGGCAAGAATTGAGCAACTGCATAAGTGCAACTGAATCACAGTTGGCACAGAGCTCTGTCAACGTAATAATGTCAAACACAAATGTGGGGGAGCAGATACAGGGTACTTCCTCTCTATCTCCTCTTCCACCTGGTACTCAGAGGCTCCTACCTTTTATTGAAGCCTTCTTGGTTTTATGTGAAAAACTACAAGCAAAATCTTCAATCACACAGCAAGATCATGCCAATGCAACAGCTAGAGAAGTAAAAGAATTTTCTGGGAGTTCATCATCATTTTCTACAAAGTGTGGAATAGAATCTCTGAGAAGGCTTGATGGTGCTATTACGTTTACAAGGTTTGCTGAAAAACATCGTCGCCTTCTCAATGCCTTTGTTAGGCAGAATCCTAGCTTGCTGGAGAAGTCTCTTTCCATGATTCTTAAAGCACCAAGATTAATCGACTTTGATAACAAAAGAGCCTACTTCCGTTCAAGAATCAGGCAGCAGCATGAACAGCATATCTCTGGTCCGTTACGAGTTGGTGTTCGACGTGCATATGTTTTGGAGGACTCGTATAACCAGTTGCGAATGCGACCTACGCAGGACCTAAAGGGGCGATTAAATGTACATTTTCAAGGAGAAGAGGGTATTGATGCTGGTGGTTTGACAAGAGAGTGGTATCAATTGTTATCAAGGGTTATATTTGACAAAGGAGCTTTGCTTTTCACCACTGGTGGAAACAATGCAACTTTCCAACCTAATCCTAATTCTGTCTACCAGACTGAACATCTTTCGTACTTCAAATTTGTTGGCCGAGTG GTTGCGAAGGCACTTTATGATGGGCAACTGTTAGATGTATACTTCACTAGGTCGTTCTACAAGCACATTCTTGGTGTGAAGGTTACTTACCATGATATAGAGGCTGTTGATCCTGActattacaaaaatttaaagtGGATGCTAGAG AATGATGTGAGTGAGATACCTGATCTGACATTTAGTATGGATGCGGACGAAGAAAAACACATTCTCTACGAGAAAACAGAG GTTACAGAGTATGAGCTTAAACCTGGAGGAGGAAATATACGGGTCACTGAGGAAACAAAGCACGAGTATGTTGACCTTGTGGCTGAACATATCCTTACAAATGCAATTCGTCCTCAAATTAATTCCTTCCTAGAAGGGTTCAATGAGCTTATACCAAGGGAACTTATATCTATATTTAATGATAAAGAACTTGAGCTTTTAATAAGCGGGCTTCCAGAAATTGATT TGGATGATTTGAAGGCCAATACGGAGTACACTGGCTACACAGTAGCATCTCATGTCGTCCAGTGGTTTTGGGAAGTTGTCAAAACATTTAACAAAGAAGATACAGCAAGATTTTTGCAATTTGTAACCGGAACATCCAAG GTCCCTTTGGAAGGATTTAAAGCATTGCAAGGGATTTCTGGTCCACAAAAGTTTCAGATTCACAAGGCATACGGAGCTCCCGAGAGGCTGCCATCTGCGCATACCTG CTTTAACCAATTAGACCTTCCCGAGTATACTTCCAAGGAACAACTTCAAGAACGCTTGCTGCTTGCCATCCATGAAGCTAGTGAAGGATTTGGATTTGGTTGA